The Candidatus Nitrosocaldus cavascurensis genome segment TTCTCTATCAACCTGCATGTATTTGGACTCACGCTACCATCAACAGTACACATACTCTCAAGGTTGCATGTTATGCATGGCGCACCCTCTATGCTTGTAGTATCGAGTGGGAGCCTCACTGCTATTAACCTGAATGTCCACCTCCCATTCTCTAGAACCCTCTGCCTTGTAACCAACCCTCTCTTTTCTAGCCTCATGGCTATCCTTGAGCCATCCCTGCTTGTTAGGTTGAGTTCCTTCCATAACCTGCTTTGCAGTATACCCTCTTTGCCCTGCTCAACTATCAACTTGAATACCTTGGAGGTTAGATCCTCTATACTCTCCTCTCTACCCTCATTATTATCCTGCTGCATCAACTTACTCACCAACATTACTAATATGTGCAAACTGCTAAATAATCGTTTGTAATTATCTTACGAATTATGCAATGTACGATAGATTAGAGGTATCGAACTCCTTTACTACTTCATACTCCCTCCCAAATGCTAGCCTTGTTAGCATCCTCAACTCAGGGAAGTATGACATGGGATCACCTTTAGCCATAATGGTTGCTGTATGCTCATCCCCAAGAAGGTCCCTACACAACCCATAGGTCATCGTTCTAACCTTGTACTCATCAACTACACCTAAGCTATGCAGATATTCATGTGTAAGAACAACGAATATGTATGAGTTGTACTCCTCCTTACTCCTTGCTATACTCTTAACAGCATTAAGCAGATACCTGTTAATCACTATAGAGTTGGAACCTAACACATGGTATGCACCAATGAACGATGGCATATCTTGAAGCAGAAGGTTAAGACCTGCTCTCCTCATCCCAAACCTATCCTCTACAGCATCCTTCACTATGGCAAATACATCCTTAAAGTCATCTGCAACTCTTAACCTCTCTCTATACTTACTCATCCATTATATATAGAGAAGTGATAGGATATAAACTCTCCATAGATTATGCCTACTAATAATAAATATCTAAACTACAAACAAAGCATCTGACAGATTAGGAGTTTGAGGACACGCCCTCCATAAGGAACTATTAGGTCTGGATGACATCGTGATGTTGTGCCTTTAGGCGCATATGTGTGAACTCCCACCAGGGATGTGGTGGAAAACGGATCGGTAGAATAGGCTATAACTCCAACTAGGGAATCGAGAGTGTTCTTTGCTATCCACATATAATATGGACTAAACTGCATGGTTGGTGGGCGAGGAGGGAGTCGAACCCTCGACCTCGGCTGTGTGAGAGCCGCGTCCTAACCAGGCTAGACCACCCGCCCCCTCCTAGATTAATCCTATAAGGAAAGAAGATTATTATATCCTTATAATAATTGACAATTACTTTACTGTAAGATGCCCTTATTACTTCTTTGCCCCTAGGGTTCTGTTCTTTAAGCGCAACTGATCTCCTCTACACTTTCTACAGCGCTGAGCATCTATATGGTTCTTTGCACCGCACTTGAAGCATATCTTGAAGAAGAGCCTTCTCCTCTGCGCTATCTGCTTCTTGAATGTATCTGTTATTGGCATGCTACTACAACCACCACACCTTACTATTTATCTTTACCTTGCTTTTTGATAGTCATCGCCTCATCTTCTTCTCAAGCAGTATGGGTACCTCAGCAGGCCTCTTTGCTACAGGTACATCTGCCTTTGCAAACATGTTAACCTTGGACTCTGCAGAACCATACGTACCATACACAATTGCTCCAGCATGGCCCATACGCTTCTCCTTTGGCGCACTCCTTCCTGCTATGTATGCTACTACAGGCTTCTTGAACTCTGTTGATATTATGTACTCTGCAAGTTGTTCCTCAGCACTACCTCCTATCTCCCCTACTACTACCACTGAGTCAACATCATCCCTATCCCTTATGAGTTCAAAGCACTCTATCAGGGTTAGGCAGTTTATAGGGTCTCCTCCTATACCTAAGCATAGCCTCTGCCCAAATCCAGCAAGTGTAAGCCTATGTGATATCTCGTACATGAGTGTACCACTCCTTGATATAACAACGGTTCTGCCCTTGCTGAATGGCTGTGCAGGCATTATCCCTAGCTTCATAACCCCTGGCACTATTATGCCTGGGGTATTAGGTCCTACAACTACAGCATCATTCTCCTTTGCAAGCTTTATACACCTGAGTGTATCCCTTACTGGGACATGCTCTGGTATTGCAACCATAAGCCTTATCCCATTGGTTAGAGCATCAACAGCAGCATTTAGGAAGAACTGTGCTGGCACAAATACAACAGAGATCTCTGCATTATGCTCCTTAACAGCATCCCTAACGCTATCATACACAGGTATGCCATCGAACTGCTGTCCCCCCTTGCCAGGGGTTACACCAGCAACTATATTGGTGCCATATTCACGCATGAGCCTTGTATGGAGGCTACCAAACTTGCCAGTCATCCCTTGTACTATAACTGGCTTCCTGTTGTAATCCTCATCTCCAGGGTTGCCTTGAAGTATCTTAAAGATATCAAGAATCTGCTTAGCCTCTACTCCTACACTACCACTACTGCCCATCCCCATCCTATTCACCTATTTCTAGCATTGTTATTATTCACATCCTTTACTGCTCTAACAGCATTATCTATTGCTTCCTCAACAGACTCAAACATAACTGCTTTAGTACCTTTGAGCATATCCCTTGCTATATCAGCATTCCTACCTGCTATTCTAGCAAATACTGGCACCTGTATGATGTTATCCTTATAAGCACTCACTATAGCCTTTGCAACTATACTTGTATCTACTATCCCACCGTACAGGTTCACAAGGATTGCCTTGACACTGCTCAACCTACTCACAAGGGTTAATGCCTTGTATATATTCTCAAGTGTTGCACTACCACCAACATCTAGGAAGCATGCTGCTCTCCCATCTGCATCACTAAGCATATCAATGGTTGACATGACAAGACCAGCACCATTACCTACAACTGCTATATTGCCATCCAACTCAACTAGTGAGAATCCACTCCTCCTAGCCTCAACCTCTATACTCTGCTCCTCAAATACCCTCAACTCCTCATGCCTGAAGAGTGCATTATCATCAACTATTACCTTTGCATCTAAAGCAATTATGCTACCATCATCCCTTACAGCCATGGGGTTTATCTCTGCCAGTTCAGCCTCCTTCTCATCAACAAGCTTAATCAACCTACTTGCTATATCAACCAACGCATTGCCATCCTCATTGAAGCCCATGTATGCTGCTATATCATGGAGCAGACTACTATTATTATTGCTATCATCTATATCAAGCGTATGAACAACCTTGTTGCTAACACTCTCTATCTCAACACCACCCTCTGGGGATGCTATTATTGCATAAGATCTCTTACTCCTATCAAGGAATATGGAGAGGTAGAGTTCCTTGTTGTGTGGCATGAACTCCTCAAGGAGTATGCTCTTCACAACCTCTCCTTGCACACTCTTGCCCATCATCTCCTTGAATACATCATCAAATGAATTTGGATCCCTGCAGATCTTAACCACTCCAGCCTTGCCCCTCCCTCCAACCCTAACCTGTGCCTTGAGAACCAATGGGAAGCCTAGTTCTCTAGCATATTGTCTAGCCTCCTCAAGATTGGTTGCTAGATAACCTCTAGGTACAGGGATACCATAATCCTTGAAGAGCATCTTTGCCTGATACTCAAGTAAGCGCACGTACACCATTCAATCCATCTAGAATATAAAAGTTTCATTAGTATGGAGTAAGATGAGTATATCCTACATCTCCCACTCCCCCGATGGTCTTGATACATTGCAATATAGCATATGGAGCTGGATGGTACCATGCAATGATATACCTTTAATGGTAAGAGTATCAATCAATTCTTTTGGATCTACAAAATGTACAATTTTCACCTTATAAGGGAAACTTAATAAGTTAGTATCATGTGTATAGTACATGCATGAAATGAAGGATGAGGATGTATACACCTACTGGGGCATCAGGAAAGAGTATGAGAGGCTTGCAAGGATAGAGAGACTTGCAAAGTTGCTCTTACTACTACCATTTGCGTCTACCATACTCATACTTATAATGGTATTTTTGCTTCTAAGGTGAAGGAAGGAGGAGAGGAAATAAGGGAGAAGAGGTTGGTTAGGCTAGGTTACAACCTTATCCAGTTCATTGCTATCTATAGCAATCCTAACCTCCCTTGCTATCCTCCTACCCATGCTCATTGGCTCATCGTAGAGCAGGTATGAGTATGGTGAGCCATTAACATACAGGTTTGTGCCAGCAACTATCCTTGCAGAGAACTCAAATGCTATGAACCTCCCATCCTGATCATACACACCTTCTATGCAGAATGGACCTATCATGCCACGCTTGACTAGGCGCTCAGCAGCAGATACAAACCTCTCGCCCATCCTGTACACTTCATCCAGAAGTGATTCTCTAAGCACCAATGGACTGTTGCCTATTACATTGTATGATACTTCATGTACCCCTGAACTCTCCTGCTGTAATGCTGGTATCCTTCCTATAGCATCAACATTGGACTCATACCTCCTATCTATGCCTAGCAACTCAACCTCCCTGTTCAATGGTGAGTAGAAGTACTGAAGGTACACTGGCACACCAAGCACATACTCTTGTATGTATAGATCATCAATGCTCTTAACCATGCCCTTGCTTAGAAGCTTGTTGTACTGGGTCATGAAGCTCTCCCTATCCCATGCAAGGAAGTAGCCCTTGCCACCAGCAGCACCATGAAGCTTTGCTATAACTAGTCTTGCTTCTTTACTCCCATCACTACTTCCATTAAGTTCATCTATGCTGATGCTCTTAGGAACATTCAACCTTGCTTCAAGCATGAGCCTCTCCTTCAACGCTCTATCAGCCTCCCATCTGAGTATCCACCTGTTGCCGAAGAATGGTATCCTTATACTCTCTATCTCCTCTATACTCATGCTTGATATGTATGTTCCATGGGGTACAAGTATACAGTTGTTATCATGCAACTCATTCTGTACGCTCTCGCTGAATGAATGCTCGAACCTGTAATCCTCAACCAGCAGAAGTCTGTCAATGAACCTGAACCTCCTGTATAGTCCTTCCCTCCTCCTCTCACACACAAGTATAGTCTTGAAGCCTTCATCCTTTGCGCCCCTGAGTACCTGTAGTGCACAGTGTGAGCCTAGAGTTCCTATAGCATTCATCATAGGGGAGTTGTGTACTACCATTAATTAATATATGGATTTGGAGAAGGGAGGAAAGAAATTAGTCTCAACACCTGTGTATATGTCATCGTTACTTCTCTACTACTACTTCTATCTTCTCTATTATCTCTTCTACAGCTTGACTGAGGTTGAGCATACCTTTGCTCTTTGCATACTCCTCCAGTAACTTAACCTGCTCCCTTGTAAAGCATATAGGCATGGTGCGCTTTGGCATAGTTAAGGGTTGATACGCTAAAATAAAAATCTACCTCCTTGCTATCCTTTTTCAATATCTACCTTCCACCTTGATACGCTAAAATAAAATCTACCTTATTTACTATATCATATATCCTCATCAATTAATGATTCTTAGAATACAAACTAACTCCCTTATTATTCATTATAGCATCAACACATATGCGGAAGAGAGTGCGATATATCAATACATGATCCATGTATAACAGACTTTAAATCAAGTCTTATTAGGGGCTACTAGCTCACAAATACCAATTCAAAT includes the following:
- a CDS encoding helix-turn-helix transcriptional regulator; translated protein: MSKLMQQDNNEGREESIEDLTSKVFKLIVEQGKEGILQSRLWKELNLTSRDGSRIAMRLEKRGLVTRQRVLENGRWTFRLIAVRLPLDTTSIEGAPCITCNLESMCTVDGSVSPNTCRLIENWVLVEMSKRMNEEKGSDATTTTTLSTPSTATS
- a CDS encoding 50S ribosomal protein L40e translates to MPITDTFKKQIAQRRRLFFKICFKCGAKNHIDAQRCRKCRGDQLRLKNRTLGAKK
- the sucD gene encoding succinate--CoA ligase subunit alpha; amino-acid sequence: MLDIFKILQGNPGDEDYNRKPVIVQGMTGKFGSLHTRLMREYGTNIVAGVTPGKGGQQFDGIPVYDSVRDAVKEHNAEISVVFVPAQFFLNAAVDALTNGIRLMVAIPEHVPVRDTLRCIKLAKENDAVVVGPNTPGIIVPGVMKLGIMPAQPFSKGRTVVISRSGTLMYEISHRLTLAGFGQRLCLGIGGDPINCLTLIECFELIRDRDDVDSVVVVGEIGGSAEEQLAEYIISTEFKKPVVAYIAGRSAPKEKRMGHAGAIVYGTYGSAESKVNMFAKADVPVAKRPAEVPILLEKKMRR
- a CDS encoding succinate--CoA ligase subunit beta yields the protein MVYVRLLEYQAKMLFKDYGIPVPRGYLATNLEEARQYARELGFPLVLKAQVRVGGRGKAGVVKICRDPNSFDDVFKEMMGKSVQGEVVKSILLEEFMPHNKELYLSIFLDRSKRSYAIIASPEGGVEIESVSNKVVHTLDIDDSNNNSSLLHDIAAYMGFNEDGNALVDIASRLIKLVDEKEAELAEINPMAVRDDGSIIALDAKVIVDDNALFRHEELRVFEEQSIEVEARRSGFSLVELDGNIAVVGNGAGLVMSTIDMLSDADGRAACFLDVGGSATLENIYKALTLVSRLSSVKAILVNLYGGIVDTSIVAKAIVSAYKDNIIQVPVFARIAGRNADIARDMLKGTKAVMFESVEEAIDNAVRAVKDVNNNNARNR
- a CDS encoding DUF1297 domain-containing protein produces the protein MNAIGTLGSHCALQVLRGAKDEGFKTILVCERRREGLYRRFRFIDRLLLVEDYRFEHSFSESVQNELHDNNCILVPHGTYISSMSIEEIESIRIPFFGNRWILRWEADRALKERLMLEARLNVPKSISIDELNGSSDGSKEARLVIAKLHGAAGGKGYFLAWDRESFMTQYNKLLSKGMVKSIDDLYIQEYVLGVPVYLQYFYSPLNREVELLGIDRRYESNVDAIGRIPALQQESSGVHEVSYNVIGNSPLVLRESLLDEVYRMGERFVSAAERLVKRGMIGPFCIEGVYDQDGRFIAFEFSARIVAGTNLYVNGSPYSYLLYDEPMSMGRRIAREVRIAIDSNELDKVVT